In a genomic window of Styela clava chromosome 7, kaStyClav1.hap1.2, whole genome shotgun sequence:
- the LOC120328100 gene encoding sushi, von Willebrand factor type A, EGF and pentraxin domain-containing protein 1-like isoform X2 — METIPQCVEPKPVGCEPPAIRHGFRVTRLQKGQKMFQVGDNVYVTCNDGYVRDGRAFLTCQKDGSWDDGYSSCKVIKLRTGCGEPNFPSKSGVFMPPMYGDSYEVGTKLTFKCSQGRVMIGSQYSYCQANGEWNAIPDCMPGCTQQNVKYGTISPSPNVENQYHEFGQTITLKCKAGYKLVGPKTATCRPSGIWSAFLICSDVCDAPNIPNMKTYPAKVDGKRLYKAGQNVTCKCNAGFRLQGSPIIQCLSGNRWNVEMPTCKRIFCEAPAEISIAKYRPIQYQYSYGNKIRWVCKTGYVISGAKYSSCGQNGVFIPAKPVCKVATDVKEKQPGRYVITRQACARPRKPVNGYLKPTKLYYDLAAEVEYGCKTGYIMSGTARSTCRTQGFGRETPTCTPIKCVEPSKPTNGRFATPLKKAYYYGDKVQYECAENHVMSGSAVSTCQSNAQFHPKPPTCTPPSCRYECKYVKGRSCQCNAECRYKLDCCDDFEQHCRKLFY, encoded by the exons ATGGAAACTATTCCGCAATGTGTTG AGCCGAAACCAGTCGGTTGCGAACCACCTGCAATCAGACATGGGTTCCGTGTGACAAGACTCCAAAAAGGACAGAAAATGTTCCAGGTTGGCGACAACGTTTATGTCACATGCAATGATGGATACGTTAGAGATGGTCGTGCTTTTCTCACTTGCCAAAAGGATGGATCATGGGATGACGGATACAGTAGTTGTAAAG ttatAAAGCTGAGAACTGGTTGCGGAGAACCTAATTTTCCGTCAAAAAGCGGAGTTTTCATGCCCCCTATGTATGGGGATTCATACGAAGTGGGTACCAAACTAACGTTCAAATGCAGCCAAGGACGAGTTATGATCGGATCCCAATACTCATACTGTCAAGCTAACGGAGAATGGAATGCGATCCCGGATTGCATGC CTGGATGTACACAACAAAATGTCAAATACGGTACAATATCTCCGTCTCCAAATGTAGAAAACCAATATCATGAGTTTGGTCAGACAATAACCTTGAAATGTAAAGCAGGATATAAACTGGTCGGACCAAAAACTGCGACTTGCAGACCAAGCGGCATTTGGAGTGCTTTTCTTATTTGTTCTG ATGTTTGTGACGCTCCGAACATTCCCAATATGAAAACCTATCCAGCTAAGGTCGACGGAAAAAGATTGTACAAAGCGGGACAAAATGTAACATGCAAATGTAATGCAGGATTTAGGCTGCAAGGTTCTCCGATTATACAATGTCTCAGCGGCAATAGATGGAATGTTGAAATGCCTACATGCAAAC GAATTTTTTGTGAGGCACCTGCCGAGATTTCTATAGCAAAATACAGGCCAATTCAATACCAATATTCATACGGCAACAAAATCAGATGGGTTTGCAAAACGGGATACGTAATCAGCGGAGCAAAATATTCATCTTGCGGACAAAATGGAGTGTTCATACCAGCAAAACCTGTTTGTAAAG ttGCTACTGACGTGAAAGAAAAACAGCCTGGTCGTTATGTCATTACTCGCCAAGCATGTGCACGTCCGAGGAAACCAGTAAACGGATATTTGAAACCAACGAAACTTTATTATGACCTGGCTGCTGAAGTTGAATACGGATGCAAAACTGGATATATTATGTCCGGTACCGCAAGGTCGACCTGCCGAACACAAGGATTTGGAAGAGAAACTCCAACATGCACTC CTATCAAATGTGTCGAACCTAGCAAACCTACCAACGGACGATTTGCGACTCCCTTAAAGAAAGCCTATTACTATGGAGACAAGGTTCAATATGAATGCGCTGAAAACCATGTCATGTCTGGATCAGCTGTATCTACATGCCAGTCGAATGCTCAATTCCACCCTAAACCTCCTACATGCACAC CTCCGTCGTGTAGGTACGAGTGCAAATATGTAAAAGGTAGATCTTGTCAATGTAACGCTGAATGCAGATATAAGTTGGACTGCTGTGATGATTTTGAACAGCATTGCC GTAAGCTCTTCTACTGA
- the LOC120328100 gene encoding sushi, von Willebrand factor type A, EGF and pentraxin domain-containing protein 1-like isoform X1, with amino-acid sequence MKFSILVAFLLQCAISVRSQDDGIYTIGSGCPKLTIENAEVEPALEYREETYAAFTEVTIKCNYGFITVGKESSMCMEDGTWSNIDSPCREPKPVGCEPPAIRHGFRVTRLQKGQKMFQVGDNVYVTCNDGYVRDGRAFLTCQKDGSWDDGYSSCKVIKLRTGCGEPNFPSKSGVFMPPMYGDSYEVGTKLTFKCSQGRVMIGSQYSYCQANGEWNAIPDCMPGCTQQNVKYGTISPSPNVENQYHEFGQTITLKCKAGYKLVGPKTATCRPSGIWSAFLICSDVCDAPNIPNMKTYPAKVDGKRLYKAGQNVTCKCNAGFRLQGSPIIQCLSGNRWNVEMPTCKRIFCEAPAEISIAKYRPIQYQYSYGNKIRWVCKTGYVISGAKYSSCGQNGVFIPAKPVCKVATDVKEKQPGRYVITRQACARPRKPVNGYLKPTKLYYDLAAEVEYGCKTGYIMSGTARSTCRTQGFGRETPTCTPIKCVEPSKPTNGRFATPLKKAYYYGDKVQYECAENHVMSGSAVSTCQSNAQFHPKPPTCTPPSCRYECKYVKGRSCQCNAECRYKLDCCDDFEQHCRKLFY; translated from the exons ATGAAGTTTTCTATATTAGTAGCCTTTCTACTACAATGTGCAATCTCTGTAAGGTCTCAAGATGATGGAATTTATACAAtag GTTCCGGCTGTCCTAAACTTACTATTGAAAACGCTGAAGTTGAGCCCGCCTTAGAGTACAGAGAAGAAACTTATGCAGCATTTACCGAGGTCACCATCAAATGCAACTATGGTTTTATTACTGTTGGAAAGGAATCTTCCATGTGTATGGAAGATGGGACATGGTCAAACATTGATTCGCCGTGTAGAg AGCCGAAACCAGTCGGTTGCGAACCACCTGCAATCAGACATGGGTTCCGTGTGACAAGACTCCAAAAAGGACAGAAAATGTTCCAGGTTGGCGACAACGTTTATGTCACATGCAATGATGGATACGTTAGAGATGGTCGTGCTTTTCTCACTTGCCAAAAGGATGGATCATGGGATGACGGATACAGTAGTTGTAAAG ttatAAAGCTGAGAACTGGTTGCGGAGAACCTAATTTTCCGTCAAAAAGCGGAGTTTTCATGCCCCCTATGTATGGGGATTCATACGAAGTGGGTACCAAACTAACGTTCAAATGCAGCCAAGGACGAGTTATGATCGGATCCCAATACTCATACTGTCAAGCTAACGGAGAATGGAATGCGATCCCGGATTGCATGC CTGGATGTACACAACAAAATGTCAAATACGGTACAATATCTCCGTCTCCAAATGTAGAAAACCAATATCATGAGTTTGGTCAGACAATAACCTTGAAATGTAAAGCAGGATATAAACTGGTCGGACCAAAAACTGCGACTTGCAGACCAAGCGGCATTTGGAGTGCTTTTCTTATTTGTTCTG ATGTTTGTGACGCTCCGAACATTCCCAATATGAAAACCTATCCAGCTAAGGTCGACGGAAAAAGATTGTACAAAGCGGGACAAAATGTAACATGCAAATGTAATGCAGGATTTAGGCTGCAAGGTTCTCCGATTATACAATGTCTCAGCGGCAATAGATGGAATGTTGAAATGCCTACATGCAAAC GAATTTTTTGTGAGGCACCTGCCGAGATTTCTATAGCAAAATACAGGCCAATTCAATACCAATATTCATACGGCAACAAAATCAGATGGGTTTGCAAAACGGGATACGTAATCAGCGGAGCAAAATATTCATCTTGCGGACAAAATGGAGTGTTCATACCAGCAAAACCTGTTTGTAAAG ttGCTACTGACGTGAAAGAAAAACAGCCTGGTCGTTATGTCATTACTCGCCAAGCATGTGCACGTCCGAGGAAACCAGTAAACGGATATTTGAAACCAACGAAACTTTATTATGACCTGGCTGCTGAAGTTGAATACGGATGCAAAACTGGATATATTATGTCCGGTACCGCAAGGTCGACCTGCCGAACACAAGGATTTGGAAGAGAAACTCCAACATGCACTC CTATCAAATGTGTCGAACCTAGCAAACCTACCAACGGACGATTTGCGACTCCCTTAAAGAAAGCCTATTACTATGGAGACAAGGTTCAATATGAATGCGCTGAAAACCATGTCATGTCTGGATCAGCTGTATCTACATGCCAGTCGAATGCTCAATTCCACCCTAAACCTCCTACATGCACAC CTCCGTCGTGTAGGTACGAGTGCAAATATGTAAAAGGTAGATCTTGTCAATGTAACGCTGAATGCAGATATAAGTTGGACTGCTGTGATGATTTTGAACAGCATTGCC GTAAGCTCTTCTACTGA